From a region of the Ammospiza nelsoni isolate bAmmNel1 chromosome 24, bAmmNel1.pri, whole genome shotgun sequence genome:
- the SCN3B gene encoding sodium channel subunit beta-3: protein MAALPRLLCAAALALLLWAGFCSSVCVEVPSETEAVQGTDMKLLCISCMKREEVTASTVVEWYYRPNGGKDEPIYEYRKTNHEFPSRFSGRIQWNGSKDMQDVSITVVNVTLNDSGIYTCNITREFEFEIHRPLFQSSRVIHLTVVEEAGEDFTSVISEIMMYILLVFLTLWLLIEMIYCYRKVSKAEEAAQENATDYLAIPSENKENCAVPVEE from the exons ATGGCTGCGCTGCCGCGGCTGCTCTGCGCGGCCGCGCTcgccctgctgctctggg ctgGATTTTGCTCCTCGGTGTGTGTGGAAGTCCCATCTGAGACAGAGGCTGTCCAAGGGACGGACATGAAGCTGCTCTGCATCTCCTGCATGAAGAGGGAAGAGGTGACAGCCAGCACGGTGGTGGAATGGTACTACAGGCCCAACGGGGGGAAGGATGAGCCT ATCTACGAGTACAGGAAAACCAACCACGAGTTCCCGAGCCGCTTCAGCGGGCGGATCCAGTGGAACGGCAGCAAAGACATGCAGGACGTGTCCATCACCGTGGTGAACGTCACCCTCAACGACTCGGGCATCTACACCTGCAACATCACCCGCGAGTTCGAGTTCGAGATCCACCGGCCGCTCTTCCAGAGCTCCAGGGTCATCCACCTCACTGTGGTGGAGGAGG CTGGAGAAGACTTCACCTCTGTCATCTCAGAAATTATGATGTATATTCTGCTGGTGTTCCTCACGCTGTGGCTGCTGATTGAGATGATCTATTGCTACAGGAAGGTGTCCAAGGCAGAGGAGGCTGCCCAGGAAAACGC